From Candidatus Zixiibacteriota bacterium, one genomic window encodes:
- a CDS encoding ATP-binding protein codes for MIRVLYIDDDPLDRALVKDLLEKESGEFEVTEAGSAAEFEACLAGGGYDVVLSDISILGLGGLEVIDQMRADRPGLPVVILTGSGSEEVAVEALQRGAADYVIKSPNGIRRLPHVLAAAIDRARAERERLLAEEQLRLSEERLRLALDGADMGTWHRNLLTGEVIWSERCRRMLGIAPDTAASYERFLGAIHPDDRDLVEAAVTRAIEERAHYGAEFRVRRLDGTTRWLASRGCAHYDDSGRPVRVEGVVLDITERKEAEELLQRSHDLLERKVAQRTAELAEVNARLRDLDRMKSEFLANMSHELRTPLNAIIGFSQLMYDGKVGKISSRHREYLNDILTSARHLLALINDVLDLSRIEAGRMELVLSEFTIDEVLAEVEGNLAPAIAAKGLRLIREVEPGCPAVTSDRTRLLQVLLNLAGNAVKFTERGEVCIRCRAAAGGRLQIAVSDTGIGIAPEQMKKLFLPFSQVDASLRRRHEGTGLGLYLSQKLASLLGGAISAESRYGQGSTFTLTIPQRPAGKPPAS; via the coding sequence ATGATTCGGGTCCTGTATATCGATGACGATCCGCTGGATCGTGCGCTGGTCAAGGATTTGCTCGAAAAAGAATCCGGCGAATTCGAGGTTACCGAAGCGGGTTCCGCCGCTGAGTTCGAGGCCTGTCTCGCCGGCGGCGGCTACGACGTGGTTTTGAGCGACATCAGCATCCTCGGCCTCGGAGGCCTTGAAGTCATCGATCAGATGCGGGCCGACCGTCCGGGGCTGCCCGTCGTTATCCTCACCGGGAGCGGTTCAGAGGAAGTCGCGGTCGAGGCGCTGCAGCGTGGCGCCGCCGATTACGTGATCAAAAGTCCGAACGGCATCCGGCGCCTGCCGCACGTGCTGGCAGCGGCCATCGACAGGGCGCGCGCGGAAAGAGAACGGCTGCTGGCCGAGGAGCAGTTGCGCCTGAGCGAGGAGCGGCTGCGCCTGGCGCTGGACGGCGCTGACATGGGCACCTGGCACCGGAACCTTTTGACCGGCGAGGTGATCTGGAGCGAGCGGTGCCGGCGAATGCTCGGCATCGCGCCGGACACTGCGGCGAGCTACGAGCGCTTCCTCGGCGCGATCCATCCCGACGACCGCGATCTTGTCGAAGCCGCCGTGACCCGGGCCATCGAAGAGCGCGCTCATTATGGTGCCGAGTTCCGCGTACGCCGGCTCGACGGCACGACCCGCTGGCTGGCGTCCAGAGGTTGCGCCCATTACGACGACAGCGGCCGGCCGGTGCGCGTGGAGGGCGTCGTGCTCGACATCACCGAGCGCAAGGAGGCGGAGGAGCTGCTGCAGCGGTCGCACGACCTGCTCGAGCGCAAGGTCGCCCAGCGCACCGCGGAGCTGGCCGAGGTCAACGCCCGGCTTCGCGACCTCGACCGCATGAAGTCGGAGTTCCTGGCCAACATGTCGCACGAGCTGCGCACGCCGCTCAACGCCATCATCGGCTTCAGCCAGCTCATGTACGACGGCAAGGTGGGAAAGATTTCGTCGCGACATCGCGAGTACCTGAACGATATACTGACGAGCGCCCGCCATCTGCTGGCGCTCATCAACGACGTTCTGGACCTCTCCCGGATCGAAGCGGGCCGGATGGAACTGGTCCTCAGCGAGTTCACGATAGATGAAGTGCTGGCGGAGGTCGAGGGAAACCTCGCCCCCGCGATCGCCGCCAAGGGCCTGAGGCTGATACGAGAGGTGGAACCCGGCTGCCCCGCCGTCACGAGCGACCGGACCAGACTGCTCCAGGTCCTTCTCAACCTCGCCGGCAACGCCGTGAAATTCACCGAGCGCGGCGAGGTCTGCATCCGCTGCCGGGCAGCGGCCGGCGGACGGCTTCAGATCGCCGTCTCCGATACCGGCATCGGCATCGCCCCCGAGCAGATGAAGAAGCTGTTCCTGCCTTTTTCGCAGGTCGACGCGAGCTTGCGGCGACGTCACGAGGGAACCGGCCTCGGGCTCTATCTGTCGCAAAAGCTCGCCTCTCTCCTGGGCGGCGCGATCTCCGCCGAAAGCCGCTACGGCCAGGGCTCGACGTTCACCCTCACGATTCCGCAAAGGCCGGCCGGAAAGCCCCCTGCGTCCTGA
- a CDS encoding GGDEF domain-containing protein, which yields MKGLAGLHCLTEVSDNLFTVSRNRSIVLLRWVVIFASSSLLLSASNPIPGRELIRAWVLLHVASNALLYVARDGLLSAQWFTGTLIVFDTLALSFSLIVTGNLGTDLYLLYFLVIIIAAFWQDIRYSLAFAALISAVYGSLLFLAERRDAELLLRVPFLFCASVFYGYFTQLIHTERAARQQAELEARRDFLTGLPNRKAFDERIKEEQARAARYGRSLSLLMLDIDNFKAVNDAFGHDWGDRVLRLVAGTLRDAVRQGDFAARYGGEEFAVILPETRLADAVALADRIRLAIKQTPLQTPQGLLLVTVSIGASCRSLAAGDPPVLDHDADRALYIAKRKGKDRVESLHGPVLH from the coding sequence ATGAAGGGACTTGCCGGCCTTCACTGCCTGACCGAGGTTTCCGACAACCTCTTTACGGTTTCCAGGAACCGCAGCATCGTCTTGCTGCGGTGGGTGGTGATCTTCGCCTCTTCTTCGCTGCTGCTCTCGGCGAGCAATCCGATTCCCGGGCGGGAGCTGATCCGGGCCTGGGTTCTCCTGCACGTCGCGAGCAACGCCCTCCTCTACGTCGCCCGCGACGGCCTGCTGTCGGCCCAGTGGTTCACCGGAACCTTGATCGTGTTCGACACGCTGGCGCTGAGCTTTTCCCTGATCGTGACGGGAAACCTGGGAACCGACCTCTATCTCCTCTATTTTCTGGTCATCATCATCGCTGCGTTCTGGCAGGACATCCGCTACTCGCTCGCTTTTGCCGCGCTGATTTCCGCCGTCTACGGCTCGCTCCTTTTCCTCGCGGAGCGCCGGGATGCCGAGCTGCTGCTACGGGTGCCGTTCCTCTTTTGCGCGTCGGTCTTCTACGGCTATTTCACTCAGCTCATTCATACCGAACGGGCGGCGCGCCAGCAGGCCGAGCTCGAGGCGCGCCGGGATTTCCTGACCGGTTTGCCCAACCGGAAGGCTTTCGACGAGAGGATCAAGGAGGAGCAGGCGCGGGCGGCGCGCTACGGCCGCTCGCTTTCCCTGCTGATGCTCGACATCGACAACTTCAAGGCCGTGAACGACGCCTTCGGGCACGACTGGGGCGACCGCGTGCTGCGTCTGGTCGCCGGGACGTTGCGGGACGCCGTCCGGCAGGGGGACTTCGCCGCCCGCTACGGCGGCGAAGAGTTCGCCGTGATTCTCCCCGAGACCCGTCTTGCCGACGCGGTTGCGCTCGCGGACCGGATCCGCCTGGCGATCAAGCAAACGCCTCTCCAGACTCCGCAGGGGTTGTTGCTCGTGACCGTGAGCATCGGGGCGAGCTGCCGTTCCCTGGCCGCCGGGGATCCGCCGGTGCTCGACCACGACGCCGACCGGGCGCTCTACATCGCAAAGCGCAAAGGGAAGGACCGCGTCGAGTCCCTGCACGGTCCGGTCCTGCATTGA
- a CDS encoding class II fumarate hydratase has product MAEKYRIETDSMGEVRVPERAYYGAQTQRAVENFPISGIGFPKSFIRALALIKHAAAETNEELGLLAPDVARAICAAAREIMDGRHDREFVVDIFQTGSGTSTNMNANEVIANRAAEILGKPRGAKAVHPNDHVNLGQSSNDVIPSAMHVAALGAIRGELLPALAALRAALARKADEFDDVVKLGRTHLADATPVRLGQEFGGYARQIELAAERVEAAARGLEELALGGTAVGTGINCHPEFPARVIRKIAAATGLAFREASDHFEAQGARDAVVHASASLRTLAVSLTKIANDLRWLASGPRGAIGEIVLPETQPGSSIMPGKVNPVVCESVLQVCAHVIGCDATIALCGQSGNFELNVMMPIMALRLQEAIEFTANAVRVLTDKCVAGIAANRERCRALAEQSPAMATALAPAIGYDAAARIAREAYETGKTVREVARARRVLPDDELERLLDPLRMTGPLRRRS; this is encoded by the coding sequence ATGGCCGAAAAATACCGGATCGAGACCGACTCGATGGGCGAGGTCAGAGTCCCCGAGCGCGCCTACTACGGCGCGCAGACGCAGCGTGCGGTCGAAAATTTTCCCATCAGCGGCATCGGCTTTCCGAAGAGCTTCATCCGCGCGCTCGCGCTCATCAAGCACGCGGCGGCGGAGACCAACGAGGAGCTGGGGCTTCTCGCGCCCGACGTCGCAAGGGCCATCTGCGCCGCCGCCCGGGAAATCATGGACGGCAGGCACGACCGCGAATTCGTCGTCGACATCTTCCAGACCGGGTCGGGAACCTCGACCAACATGAACGCCAACGAGGTCATCGCCAATCGCGCGGCGGAAATTCTCGGCAAGCCGCGCGGCGCCAAGGCGGTCCATCCCAACGACCACGTCAACCTCGGCCAGTCCAGCAACGACGTGATCCCCAGCGCGATGCACGTCGCGGCGCTCGGGGCGATCCGGGGCGAGCTGCTTCCCGCGCTCGCCGCCCTGCGCGCGGCGCTGGCGCGGAAGGCGGACGAATTCGACGACGTGGTCAAGCTCGGGCGGACGCATCTCGCGGACGCCACGCCGGTCCGGCTGGGGCAGGAATTCGGCGGGTACGCGCGCCAGATCGAGCTGGCGGCCGAGCGTGTGGAAGCCGCGGCCCGCGGGCTGGAGGAGCTGGCTCTCGGTGGCACGGCGGTCGGCACGGGCATCAACTGCCACCCGGAGTTTCCCGCCCGGGTGATCCGGAAAATCGCCGCGGCGACCGGCCTGGCCTTCCGCGAGGCGTCCGATCACTTCGAAGCCCAGGGCGCGCGGGACGCGGTCGTCCACGCCAGCGCGAGCCTGCGGACCCTCGCGGTCAGCCTGACCAAGATCGCCAACGACCTCAGGTGGCTCGCCTCGGGACCCCGCGGCGCCATCGGCGAGATCGTGCTTCCGGAGACCCAACCCGGGTCCTCCATCATGCCGGGCAAGGTCAATCCGGTGGTTTGCGAATCGGTCCTGCAGGTCTGCGCGCACGTGATCGGTTGCGACGCGACGATTGCGCTTTGCGGGCAGTCGGGAAATTTCGAGCTGAACGTGATGATGCCGATCATGGCGCTGCGGCTGCAGGAAGCGATCGAGTTCACGGCGAACGCGGTCAGGGTTCTGACCGACAAATGCGTGGCAGGGATTGCGGCCAACCGCGAGCGCTGCCGCGCGCTCGCGGAGCAAAGCCCGGCGATGGCGACCGCTCTGGCTCCGGCCATCGGCTACGATGCCGCGGCGCGGATCGCCCGGGAGGCATACGAGACCGGCAAGACCGTGCGCGAGGTCGCCCGCGCCCGCCGCGTCCTCCCCGACGACGAGCTGGAAAGGCTCCTCGATCCGCTCCGCATGACCGGCCCGTTGCGACGCCGTTCCTGA
- a CDS encoding response regulator yields MKRKKILVVDDDKDLLLALHIRLTARGYMTFCAPDANWAIQMAVQEKPDLILLDLGLPDQNGFAVIEALKRLNSGNIPIIVVSARPRELYEEPSLLAGAVEYFEKPFDNAELIRAIQSVLNGSYTAALS; encoded by the coding sequence ATGAAGAGGAAAAAAATCCTGGTGGTCGACGACGACAAGGACCTGCTGCTGGCGCTGCACATCCGGCTGACGGCGCGCGGCTACATGACCTTTTGCGCGCCGGACGCGAACTGGGCGATCCAGATGGCCGTCCAGGAAAAACCCGACCTCATCCTTCTGGATCTCGGACTTCCGGATCAAAACGGCTTTGCCGTCATCGAGGCGCTGAAGCGCCTGAATTCGGGAAACATCCCGATCATCGTGGTCAGCGCGCGGCCGCGCGAGCTTTACGAGGAGCCGTCGCTGCTCGCGGGCGCCGTGGAGTACTTCGAGAAGCCGTTCGATAACGCGGAGCTGATCCGCGCGATTCAAAGCGTCCTCAACGGGTCGTACACCGCGGCATTGTCCTGA
- a CDS encoding HAMP domain-containing sensor histidine kinase, translated as MSLPVVAAVFREGTASSLGLRQLLFGKMRPAGEDRRRDLTSIQWFVAIASSYLFLAREGRLHHPGDLALVLTALGTALVFTRLPDAVFRHPYFLNAMVLVDTLLFFAAIVINQQSPWDLCLVFFVGVLIAAIGESLIQTVLGSLALGVASVLLVPLSGRGELAFDAENLLRLPLLFGASVLYGYLAEQAKAESQRAARAEESRRQQIEIKNRFFSHISHELRTPLAAVHQFITILMDGIPGELKREQREYLEIALKNVRQLQGMVGDLLEAARAEDGKIVVEPRPVDLRSVIGDLRAELQPAAAEKSVALSAEVADGLPPVLADPRRVRQILSNLVDNGVKFTPPGGRVAIRARRPHAAADFVQVSVSDTGCGIAPEALNRIFDRLYQEERTAQANRRGLGLGLYICRELVARHGGRIWVESEIGKGSAFHFTLPVVPAQKPAGPGVHPAPADRETEKT; from the coding sequence ATGAGCCTGCCCGTTGTCGCCGCAGTTTTCCGCGAAGGCACCGCCTCGAGCCTGGGGCTTCGCCAGCTTCTCTTCGGGAAGATGCGCCCTGCGGGCGAAGACCGCAGGCGCGACCTGACCTCGATTCAATGGTTCGTGGCGATCGCCAGCTCTTATCTTTTCCTGGCCCGGGAAGGCCGACTGCACCATCCCGGCGATCTGGCCCTCGTGCTGACTGCTCTCGGCACGGCACTCGTTTTCACCCGCCTGCCGGACGCGGTCTTTCGTCATCCGTATTTCCTCAACGCCATGGTCCTCGTCGATACGCTGCTCTTTTTTGCAGCGATCGTCATCAACCAGCAGAGCCCCTGGGACCTCTGCCTGGTGTTTTTCGTCGGGGTTCTGATAGCGGCGATCGGCGAGAGCCTGATCCAGACCGTTCTCGGATCGCTGGCGCTGGGAGTCGCTTCCGTTCTTCTCGTTCCGCTCTCCGGCAGGGGAGAGCTCGCGTTCGACGCGGAAAATCTGCTGCGGTTGCCGCTCCTCTTCGGCGCCTCGGTGCTCTACGGCTACCTGGCCGAGCAGGCGAAGGCCGAGAGCCAGAGAGCCGCCCGGGCCGAGGAGTCGCGCCGGCAGCAGATCGAGATCAAGAACCGCTTCTTTTCGCACATCTCGCACGAGCTGCGGACGCCGCTGGCCGCCGTTCATCAGTTCATCACGATCCTCATGGACGGAATTCCGGGAGAGCTCAAGCGCGAGCAGCGCGAATATCTCGAGATCGCGCTGAAAAACGTCAGGCAGCTCCAGGGAATGGTCGGGGACCTGCTCGAAGCGGCGCGCGCCGAAGACGGCAAGATCGTCGTGGAGCCCCGGCCGGTCGATCTCCGCTCCGTCATCGGCGACCTGCGGGCGGAGCTCCAGCCGGCGGCGGCGGAAAAGTCCGTCGCCCTGTCGGCGGAGGTCGCGGACGGCCTGCCGCCCGTGCTCGCCGACCCGCGGCGCGTCAGGCAGATCCTTTCCAATCTCGTCGACAACGGGGTGAAGTTCACTCCCCCCGGAGGGCGGGTAGCGATCCGCGCGCGGCGACCGCACGCGGCCGCGGATTTCGTTCAGGTTTCGGTATCCGACACGGGGTGCGGCATCGCCCCGGAAGCCCTGAACAGGATTTTCGATCGGCTCTATCAGGAGGAGCGGACGGCGCAGGCCAACCGGCGCGGCCTCGGCCTCGGCCTGTACATCTGCAGGGAACTGGTGGCGCGCCACGGCGGGCGCATCTGGGTTGAGAGCGAGATCGGAAAAGGAAGCGCATTCCATTTCACCTTGCCGGTAGTGCCGGCGCAGAAGCCGGCCGGTCCGGGCGTCCATCCGGCCCCGGCCGATCGCGAAACGGAGAAAACATGA
- a CDS encoding fumarate reductase/succinate dehydrogenase flavoprotein subunit — protein sequence MAAEDKYETHEYDVIVIGAGGAGLRAAIEASAQGARTALICKSLLGKAHTVMAEGGIAAAMGNVYPEDNWKVHFRDTMRGGKLLNNWRMAQIHAQEAPDRVLELEEWGALFDRTRDGLILQRDFGGHRYARLAHVGDRTGLEMIRTLQHHAVHKGIDVYMECNVQRLLKSGGRVAGAFGYWRESGKFVVFKSKAVVLATGGGGKAWKITSNSWEYTGDGVAMALDAGADLMDMEFIQFHPTGMVWPPSVRGILVTEGVRGDGGTLKNIKGERFMFRYIPEFFKAETAETEEEADAWYEDKRNNRRTPDLLPRDEVARAINAEVKAGRGTPHGGVYLDIASRRPAEYIKRRLPSMYHQFRELADVDITKEPMEVGPTCHYAMGGVRVDADSTATTVPGLFAAGEVAAGLHGANRLGGNSLSDLLVFGRRAGLYAAEYAKSFHGDLSVDGDQIEAYARELLAPFDGRGGENPYTLHAELQDCMQNLVGIIRVESELKQALEKIAELKQRLKRVSVEGHRQYNPGWHLALDLHSMLSFAEAATVAALERKESRGGHTRDDYPTTDPEYGKVNIVIRKGRDGLSVSKEPRPEMPEELKKLLEE from the coding sequence ATGGCTGCCGAGGACAAGTACGAAACCCACGAATACGACGTCATCGTGATCGGCGCCGGCGGGGCCGGGCTGCGGGCGGCTATCGAGGCCTCCGCGCAGGGGGCCAGGACCGCGCTGATCTGCAAGTCGCTGCTCGGCAAGGCTCACACGGTCATGGCCGAAGGCGGGATCGCCGCCGCGATGGGCAACGTCTATCCCGAGGACAACTGGAAAGTCCATTTCCGCGACACGATGCGCGGCGGCAAGCTGCTGAACAACTGGCGGATGGCGCAGATCCACGCTCAGGAGGCTCCGGACCGGGTGCTGGAGCTGGAGGAGTGGGGTGCGTTGTTCGACCGCACCAGGGACGGCCTGATCCTGCAACGCGACTTCGGCGGCCATCGCTACGCCCGGCTCGCCCACGTCGGCGACCGCACCGGGCTGGAGATGATCCGAACGCTGCAGCACCACGCGGTTCACAAGGGAATCGACGTCTACATGGAGTGCAACGTCCAGCGGCTGCTCAAGAGCGGCGGGCGGGTGGCGGGCGCTTTCGGCTACTGGCGCGAGAGCGGCAAGTTCGTCGTCTTCAAGTCGAAAGCCGTCGTGCTGGCCACCGGCGGCGGCGGCAAGGCGTGGAAGATCACCTCGAACTCCTGGGAATACACCGGCGACGGCGTCGCCATGGCGCTCGACGCCGGGGCGGACCTCATGGACATGGAGTTCATTCAGTTCCATCCGACCGGGATGGTATGGCCGCCGAGCGTCCGGGGCATCCTGGTCACCGAGGGCGTGCGCGGCGACGGGGGAACCCTCAAGAACATCAAAGGCGAGCGCTTCATGTTCCGCTACATCCCGGAATTCTTCAAGGCCGAGACCGCCGAGACCGAGGAGGAAGCCGACGCCTGGTACGAGGACAAGCGCAACAACCGGCGCACCCCCGATCTCCTCCCGCGCGACGAGGTGGCCCGGGCCATCAACGCCGAGGTGAAGGCCGGGCGCGGCACGCCGCACGGCGGCGTCTATCTCGACATCGCGTCGCGCCGGCCGGCCGAATACATCAAGCGCCGGCTGCCTTCCATGTACCACCAGTTCAGGGAGCTGGCCGACGTCGACATCACCAAGGAGCCGATGGAAGTCGGGCCGACCTGCCACTACGCGATGGGCGGGGTCCGCGTCGACGCCGACTCGACCGCGACCACGGTTCCCGGGCTGTTCGCCGCCGGAGAGGTCGCCGCCGGCCTGCACGGCGCGAACCGGCTCGGGGGCAACTCGCTTTCCGACCTCCTGGTTTTCGGACGGCGCGCGGGGCTCTATGCCGCCGAGTACGCCAAGTCGTTCCACGGCGATCTCTCGGTCGACGGCGATCAGATCGAAGCCTACGCCCGGGAGCTGCTCGCTCCGTTCGACGGCCGGGGCGGCGAGAACCCCTACACGCTGCACGCCGAGCTGCAGGACTGCATGCAGAACCTCGTCGGCATCATCCGCGTCGAGTCCGAGCTGAAGCAGGCGCTGGAGAAAATCGCGGAGCTGAAGCAACGGCTCAAGCGGGTGAGCGTCGAGGGGCACCGGCAGTACAATCCCGGGTGGCATCTCGCCCTGGACCTCCACTCCATGCTCTCCTTCGCCGAGGCCGCCACCGTGGCGGCCCTGGAAAGGAAGGAAAGCCGGGGCGGCCACACGCGCGACGACTATCCGACCACCGATCCCGAATACGGCAAGGTCAACATCGTGATCCGCAAGGGACGCGACGGCCTTTCAGTCTCGAAGGAGCCGCGACCGGAAATGCCGGAAGAACTCAAAAAACTGCTCGAGGAGTAA
- a CDS encoding succinate dehydrogenase/fumarate reductase iron-sulfur subunit → MAAQEVHMRVWRGDARGGEFRDYRVPAAEGMVVLDVIHAIQATQANDLAVRWNCKAGKCGSCSAEVNGKPRLMCMTRMNIFQPGETITVAPIRTFPIIRDLVTDVSFNYEKARGIPPFRPRAKEPDGTRRMFQEDIDRVQEFHKCIECFLCQNVCHVIRDHEENKPAFAGPRMFVRLAALEMHPLDSHDRMELIKEKAGLGYCNITKCCTEVCPEHIHITDNAIIPLKERVVDRYYDPIARLLGLFSAGNNK, encoded by the coding sequence ATGGCTGCCCAAGAAGTCCATATGCGGGTCTGGCGCGGCGACGCCCGAGGCGGCGAGTTCAGGGACTACCGGGTCCCCGCCGCCGAAGGCATGGTGGTTCTGGACGTGATCCACGCGATCCAGGCGACCCAGGCCAACGATCTCGCGGTGCGCTGGAACTGCAAAGCGGGAAAATGCGGCTCGTGCAGCGCCGAGGTGAACGGCAAGCCGCGGCTGATGTGCATGACCCGGATGAACATCTTTCAGCCCGGCGAGACGATCACCGTCGCCCCGATCCGGACCTTCCCGATCATCCGCGATCTCGTCACCGACGTCTCGTTCAACTACGAGAAGGCCAGGGGGATTCCGCCGTTCCGGCCCCGGGCCAAGGAGCCGGACGGAACCCGGCGGATGTTCCAGGAGGACATCGACCGGGTTCAGGAGTTCCACAAGTGCATCGAGTGCTTCCTCTGCCAGAACGTCTGCCACGTGATCCGCGACCACGAAGAGAACAAGCCGGCTTTCGCCGGCCCCAGGATGTTCGTGCGCCTGGCCGCGCTGGAGATGCATCCGCTCGACAGCCACGACCGGATGGAGCTGATCAAGGAAAAGGCGGGATTGGGTTATTGCAACATCACCAAATGCTGCACGGAGGTGTGCCCCGAGCACATCCACATCACGGACAACGCCATCATTCCCCTCAAGGAACGCGTGGTCGACCGCTACTACGACCCGATCGCGCGGCTGCTGGGGCTTTTTTCGGCGGGCAACAACAAGTAA
- a CDS encoding PilT/PilU family type 4a pilus ATPase, producing the protein MEIKDFLQVMVEKDASDVYLTVASPPVYRIEGVAQPIGETKFKPADLEALAKSVMSENQWREFDTKHEMDLVLVLSIPDLSRFRVNVLRQRGSVAMVIRRIKFDIRTIDELGLPPVLKDLALKKNGLILVVGGTGSGKSTTLAAMIDHRNQSGPGHIVTVEDPIEFVHRHKKCIVTQRELGFDTHSFAEALKHAVRQAPDVILIGEIRDRESMEAALTFADTGHLCLGTLHSTNANQSFERILNFFPADRHAQILMHLSLNLRAIVSQRLIPTPEGKRVAAIEVLVDTPRIKDLIKRGEFETIKEAMEQGTQEGCQTFDQALFTLYKEGKITLQQALMNADSANNLRLKIKLEGLKGDDALDTLLDSRESGKERLQIQRASSEGSTFKRL; encoded by the coding sequence ATGGAGATCAAGGATTTCCTGCAGGTGATGGTCGAAAAAGACGCCTCGGACGTTTACCTGACCGTCGCGAGCCCGCCGGTGTACCGGATCGAGGGAGTCGCGCAGCCGATCGGGGAGACGAAGTTCAAGCCGGCCGACCTCGAGGCGCTGGCGAAAAGCGTCATGAGCGAGAACCAGTGGCGGGAGTTCGACACCAAGCACGAGATGGACCTGGTGCTGGTGCTTTCGATCCCGGACCTCAGCCGCTTCCGCGTCAACGTGCTGCGCCAGCGGGGCTCGGTGGCGATGGTGATCCGCCGGATCAAGTTCGACATCCGGACCATCGACGAGCTCGGGCTTCCCCCTGTGCTCAAGGATCTCGCGCTCAAGAAAAACGGGCTGATTCTCGTGGTCGGCGGCACGGGTTCGGGCAAATCGACCACGCTTGCGGCCATGATCGATCACCGAAACCAGTCGGGGCCGGGCCACATCGTGACCGTGGAGGACCCGATCGAGTTCGTGCACCGCCACAAGAAGTGCATCGTGACCCAGCGCGAGCTGGGCTTCGACACCCACTCGTTCGCCGAGGCGTTGAAGCACGCGGTGCGCCAGGCGCCGGACGTGATCCTGATCGGGGAGATCCGCGACCGGGAATCGATGGAAGCGGCGCTCACTTTCGCGGACACGGGCCACCTCTGCCTCGGCACGCTTCACTCGACCAACGCCAACCAGTCGTTCGAGCGCATCCTCAACTTCTTTCCCGCCGACCGCCACGCCCAGATCCTCATGCACCTGTCGCTCAACCTGCGGGCCATCGTCTCGCAGCGGCTGATACCGACGCCCGAGGGCAAGCGGGTGGCCGCCATCGAAGTCCTGGTGGACACGCCGCGCATCAAGGATCTGATCAAGCGCGGCGAGTTCGAAACGATCAAGGAGGCGATGGAGCAGGGCACACAGGAGGGATGCCAGACGTTCGACCAGGCGCTTTTTACGCTCTACAAGGAGGGAAAGATCACGCTGCAACAGGCGCTGATGAACGCGGACAGCGCCAACAATCTGCGACTGAAGATCAAGCTGGAAGGGTTGAAGGGGGACGACGCGCTCGACACGCTGCTCGACAGCCGCGAATCCGGCAAGGAGCGGCTGCAGATCCAGCGGGCGTCTTCCGAAGGCAGCACCTTCAAGCGGCTTTGA